A stretch of Flavobacterium sp. N1994 DNA encodes these proteins:
- a CDS encoding alpha-2-macroglobulin family protein — translation MKTSKIFGLFVAILLLQSCSKKSASDFDSDPSLYKDYITSFSSGFVSVHSDFRVQLAFNKTDWKPNQELDEDLFDISPSVSGKVVALSSNTIAFIPKDKLEQNTLYQITLHLSDITNKVPKELANFNFSVKTIKQDFIVNTQDLQSYSKDWYYLNGTLKTADNLSFEDAQKIIKSTQNDKDLKIKFDKATSTATEFKFMIDSIQRFDNDSEININWDGDDVDIDQKGSVKFPIPGKNQFKVLTIQVGDVNNQSVLINFSDPLKKDQDFKGLVAIEGTSNLKFSTMGNVLKVFYNKEPEKSVVDKGASAKAVNVAAVDTTAIAVDTTEVVDTEEVAAVVSAVEQSFTGSKLVEVFQGIENIDGYKMKNNYSQKLLFEQIKPGVKLVKSGTILPSSNNLKINFQAANLNAVDVKVYKIYKNNIMQFLQDNELNGTENLRQVSQAIAKTTIPLKQNNLLDYTKWNTYALDISKIIKPEPGAIYRVEFSYKKKYSMYKCSTTTSSDEEEDESSNNDDEEEVDENDVNYSNSGYNYYYEQDYDWRQQQDPCSSDYFYNTKIGTNILATDLGVIAKRGTDKSIVVAVSNIVSTEPVSGAKVDLYNYQQQKIASCSTDGDGMASFQLEKYAYFAIVSDGDQSTYVKLDDELSLSVSNFDVAGETLQKGLKGYIYGERGVWRPGDTIYLSFILNDNANKLPSKHPIKLKMNDPSGKTVYECVQKMNELNHYKFIIPTEDVDPTGNWEAVISIGGARFYKNIKIETIKPNRLKIKNSFNEPVLSASKENVNNIQVLWLHGAVAKDLKTEVQAKFSQQVTTFKGFDKYVFDDPTRSFSTEEVNIFSGKVDANGKASIPIKPTIQGQAPGMLRAAFITKVYENGGDVSTDVASTSYSPYKTYVGVKSPEPNKYGMIETGKNNRFDFVTVGENGRPKAVKNLDVRVYKLQTRWWWDASHDDLSSYNTANSTIAYKNFTINTDASGRGSIAFSVRDEEWGNYLIRASDPTDGHATGVRVYIDMPWWSAKSRNTDGESATMLRFSTDKTNYAVGDKAKIFFPSSEGGRALISIENGTKVLKTLWAKTQKGETKVELPITGDMAPNVYINISLLQPHASTKNDSPIRMYGIVPIEVVDKNTVLEPQLTMPDVLRPEQNVNVKVSEKHGKRMTYTIAVVDEGLLDLTRFKTPNAWDSFYTREALGVRTWDIYDDVIGAYGGKVNQVFSIGGDADSGGGKAKKANRFQPVVMYFGPFELEKGASKVHKIKLPKYIGSVRTMVVAADATTSAYGMAEKATQVRSPLMVLASLPRKISPSEKVTIPVTLFATEKQIKNVTVQIKTNSSVKVIGSNIQKVTFTETDEKMAYFNLEVGSVTGIGKIDIIATSGKEKSTYFVEIDVTNPNPVTNAYSDIVIESNSSKTIPWKTFGVVGSNKAKVEISSMPTIDFSRRLDYLIQYPHGCVEQTTSSVFPQLYLTDVMDLDAVRKQNIQQNVTAAIQKLGNFQVPSGGFAYWPGESEADDWGSSYAGHFLIEAEKKGYVLPIAFKQKWISYQQKEAKQWRFEKRYGNDMAQAYRLYTLAIAGSADLASMNRLRETVGISNESKLRLAATYAIVKQNAAGLALLSKSFIDEQTDEYYYYYYGSAERNRAMALETLILLGQKQKAFAMATKLAKNLSSEQWMSTQTTAYGLYAMAKFAKSNGSKGVAAQFTNGTKPEIINTAKSVAQRNLVVKTGANSITIKNNKKNTLFVRVLNSGILPVGSEKVIQNNVSANVVFKDRKGKAINVSKIAQGTEFYAEVTLTNRKNERVENIALSQILPSGFEIVNTRYTDFGDATSNVADYIDIRDDRANYYFSLKGAETRKFKILLNASYLGKYYLPGLQCEAMYDNDFLARTKGQWVEVVK, via the coding sequence ATGAAAACCAGCAAGATTTTCGGCTTGTTCGTTGCAATTCTTTTGTTGCAATCCTGTTCAAAAAAATCGGCTTCCGATTTTGATTCAGACCCATCTCTTTACAAAGATTACATTACAAGTTTTTCTTCTGGTTTCGTCTCGGTCCACTCGGATTTTAGGGTGCAATTGGCTTTCAATAAAACAGATTGGAAACCCAATCAGGAATTGGATGAGGATTTGTTTGATATTTCTCCTAGCGTTAGCGGAAAAGTAGTGGCTTTATCCAGTAATACCATTGCTTTCATTCCTAAAGATAAATTGGAACAAAACACCTTGTACCAAATCACCTTACACCTTTCTGATATTACTAATAAAGTACCCAAAGAACTGGCCAATTTCAATTTTTCGGTTAAGACGATTAAACAGGATTTCATTGTCAATACGCAAGATTTACAATCCTACAGCAAAGATTGGTATTACTTGAATGGTACTTTGAAAACAGCAGACAACTTGAGTTTTGAAGACGCCCAAAAGATTATTAAATCCACACAAAACGATAAAGACTTAAAAATTAAATTCGATAAAGCAACCAGCACTGCAACCGAATTTAAATTCATGATTGACAGTATCCAACGTTTTGATAATGATAGCGAAATCAATATTAATTGGGATGGTGATGATGTTGATATTGACCAAAAAGGGAGCGTCAAATTCCCCATACCTGGAAAAAATCAGTTTAAAGTTTTGACTATTCAAGTGGGCGATGTTAACAATCAATCGGTTTTAATTAACTTCTCCGATCCTTTAAAGAAAGACCAAGATTTCAAAGGATTGGTAGCGATTGAAGGTACCAGCAATTTAAAGTTTAGCACTATGGGGAACGTGTTGAAAGTATTTTACAACAAAGAACCCGAAAAGTCTGTGGTAGACAAAGGAGCCTCCGCTAAAGCCGTTAATGTAGCTGCTGTTGACACTACTGCAATAGCTGTTGACACTACTGAAGTTGTCGATACGGAAGAAGTAGCAGCAGTAGTAAGTGCCGTAGAGCAGTCTTTTACAGGAAGTAAATTAGTCGAAGTTTTTCAAGGTATTGAAAACATAGACGGTTATAAAATGAAGAATAATTATTCGCAAAAATTATTATTTGAGCAAATCAAACCTGGAGTAAAATTGGTTAAAAGCGGTACCATTTTGCCAAGTTCTAATAATTTGAAGATTAATTTTCAAGCGGCTAATTTGAATGCTGTTGATGTAAAAGTGTATAAAATTTACAAAAACAATATCATGCAGTTTTTGCAGGATAATGAATTGAACGGGACTGAAAACCTTAGACAAGTTAGTCAGGCGATAGCCAAAACTACCATCCCTTTAAAGCAAAACAATTTGTTGGATTACACTAAGTGGAATACGTATGCTTTAGATATTTCCAAAATTATCAAACCAGAACCAGGAGCTATTTACCGTGTGGAGTTTTCATATAAAAAGAAATACTCTATGTATAAATGCAGTACGACTACTTCAAGCGATGAAGAAGAAGATGAAAGCAGTAACAATGACGATGAGGAGGAAGTGGATGAAAACGATGTGAATTACAGTAATAGTGGCTACAATTACTATTACGAGCAGGATTATGATTGGCGTCAACAACAAGATCCATGCTCTAGCGATTATTTTTATAACACTAAAATTGGAACTAATATTTTAGCCACTGATTTAGGAGTTATTGCCAAAAGAGGAACAGATAAATCGATAGTGGTGGCAGTTAGTAATATCGTCTCAACAGAACCAGTTTCGGGAGCTAAAGTAGATTTATACAATTACCAACAACAAAAAATTGCCTCTTGTAGCACCGATGGTGATGGGATGGCTTCGTTTCAATTGGAAAAATATGCCTATTTCGCTATTGTTTCGGATGGTGACCAAAGCACTTACGTAAAATTAGATGATGAGCTTTCGTTATCAGTAAGTAATTTTGATGTGGCTGGGGAAACGTTGCAAAAAGGCTTGAAGGGATACATCTACGGAGAAAGAGGAGTTTGGCGTCCGGGGGATACCATTTATTTGTCCTTCATCTTAAATGATAATGCCAATAAATTGCCTTCGAAACATCCGATTAAATTAAAAATGAACGACCCTAGCGGAAAAACTGTGTACGAGTGTGTTCAAAAAATGAATGAACTCAATCATTATAAATTTATCATTCCAACCGAAGATGTTGATCCAACAGGGAATTGGGAAGCTGTGATAAGTATTGGTGGCGCTCGTTTTTATAAAAACATCAAGATAGAAACCATTAAGCCCAATCGGTTAAAAATCAAAAACAGTTTTAATGAGCCTGTACTTTCGGCTAGTAAAGAGAATGTGAATAATATTCAAGTGTTATGGTTGCATGGCGCTGTGGCTAAAGATTTAAAGACTGAAGTACAAGCGAAGTTTTCGCAACAAGTAACTACATTCAAAGGATTTGACAAATATGTTTTTGATGACCCAACTAGAAGTTTTTCTACAGAAGAGGTGAATATTTTCTCAGGAAAAGTAGATGCTAACGGCAAAGCTTCTATTCCAATAAAACCAACTATTCAAGGGCAAGCTCCAGGGATGTTACGCGCGGCATTCATTACTAAAGTATATGAAAACGGAGGAGATGTAAGTACCGATGTGGCATCCACCTCTTATTCACCATACAAAACCTATGTGGGAGTAAAATCGCCTGAGCCTAATAAATATGGTATGATTGAAACCGGAAAAAACAACCGTTTTGATTTCGTAACGGTGGGTGAAAATGGTCGTCCAAAAGCGGTTAAAAATTTAGATGTTCGCGTTTATAAACTACAAACACGTTGGTGGTGGGATGCTTCACACGATGATTTGTCAAGTTATAATACGGCGAATTCAACCATTGCTTATAAAAATTTCACTATCAATACGGATGCATCTGGTAGAGGAAGTATTGCGTTTTCAGTTAGAGATGAAGAATGGGGGAATTATTTAATTAGAGCTTCCGACCCAACAGATGGCCATGCTACTGGTGTTAGAGTTTACATCGATATGCCTTGGTGGTCTGCTAAATCCAGAAATACGGATGGTGAATCGGCTACCATGTTGCGATTTTCAACGGATAAAACCAATTACGCTGTTGGCGATAAAGCCAAGATTTTCTTTCCGTCAAGCGAAGGAGGAAGAGCTTTGATTTCTATTGAAAACGGAACTAAAGTGTTGAAAACCCTTTGGGCTAAAACCCAAAAAGGAGAAACAAAAGTAGAGCTTCCTATTACTGGAGATATGGCACCTAATGTGTACATCAACATCTCGCTTTTACAACCGCACGCTTCTACTAAAAATGATTCCCCTATCAGAATGTATGGTATCGTTCCGATAGAAGTAGTGGATAAAAATACGGTATTGGAACCACAATTAACTATGCCAGATGTGCTACGACCAGAGCAAAATGTAAACGTAAAAGTTTCTGAAAAACACGGAAAAAGAATGACGTATACTATCGCCGTGGTGGATGAAGGATTATTAGATTTAACCCGATTCAAAACACCTAACGCATGGGATAGTTTCTATACTCGTGAAGCTTTGGGCGTAAGAACTTGGGATATTTATGATGATGTCATCGGAGCTTATGGTGGAAAAGTAAATCAGGTATTTAGTATAGGCGGGGATGCTGATTCAGGTGGTGGTAAAGCCAAAAAAGCCAATCGTTTTCAACCAGTAGTAATGTATTTTGGTCCATTTGAATTAGAAAAAGGAGCTTCCAAAGTGCACAAAATTAAACTCCCTAAATACATTGGTTCTGTTCGAACTATGGTTGTGGCTGCTGATGCAACTACTAGTGCTTATGGTATGGCTGAAAAAGCAACACAAGTTAGAAGTCCGTTAATGGTTTTAGCTTCGTTGCCAAGAAAAATATCACCATCAGAAAAAGTAACCATCCCAGTGACGCTTTTTGCTACTGAGAAACAAATTAAAAATGTAACGGTTCAAATTAAAACCAATAGTAGCGTAAAAGTTATTGGAAGCAACATTCAAAAAGTAACCTTCACTGAAACAGATGAAAAAATGGCTTACTTCAATTTAGAAGTAGGAAGCGTTACAGGTATTGGAAAAATAGATATTATCGCAACCTCTGGAAAAGAAAAATCAACCTACTTTGTAGAGATTGATGTGACTAATCCGAATCCGGTAACGAATGCTTATAGTGATATTGTTATTGAGTCTAATAGTTCTAAAACCATTCCTTGGAAAACCTTTGGAGTCGTTGGAAGCAATAAAGCTAAAGTCGAAATTTCGTCTATGCCAACGATTGACTTTAGTCGAAGATTGGATTATTTGATTCAATATCCTCACGGTTGTGTTGAACAAACGACTTCTTCTGTTTTCCCACAATTGTATTTGACAGATGTTATGGATTTAGATGCCGTTCGCAAACAGAATATCCAACAAAATGTAACAGCTGCCATTCAAAAACTAGGAAACTTCCAAGTCCCTAGTGGTGGATTTGCCTATTGGCCAGGCGAAAGTGAAGCGGATGATTGGGGAAGTTCTTATGCGGGACATTTTTTGATTGAAGCAGAAAAAAAAGGGTATGTTTTACCAATCGCCTTCAAACAAAAATGGATTTCCTACCAACAAAAAGAAGCCAAACAATGGCGTTTTGAAAAACGATATGGAAATGATATGGCACAAGCGTATCGCTTATATACATTGGCTATTGCTGGTTCTGCCGATTTAGCTTCTATGAATCGCTTACGAGAAACGGTGGGCATCTCTAATGAAAGTAAATTGCGTTTGGCAGCTACTTATGCTATTGTAAAACAAAATGCGGCAGGTTTAGCTTTATTAAGCAAATCTTTTATCGATGAGCAAACCGATGAGTACTATTATTACTATTATGGTTCGGCAGAAAGAAATCGTGCTATGGCTTTAGAGACGCTAATTCTATTAGGACAAAAACAAAAAGCCTTTGCAATGGCCACGAAATTAGCCAAAAATCTTTCAAGCGAACAATGGATGAGCACGCAAACTACCGCTTATGGATTGTATGCGATGGCAAAATTTGCCAAATCCAACGGAAGTAAAGGAGTTGCTGCACAGTTTACCAACGGTACTAAACCAGAAATCATCAATACAGCAAAATCAGTAGCACAACGGAACTTGGTGGTAAAAACAGGCGCTAATTCGATTACTATTAAAAACAATAAAAAGAACACCTTGTTTGTTCGGGTATTGAATAGTGGGATTTTGCCAGTGGGCAGCGAGAAAGTGATCCAAAATAATGTATCGGCCAATGTGGTTTTCAAAGACCGAAAAGGCAAAGCTATTAACGTTTCCAAAATAGCACAAGGAACCGAATTCTATGCAGAAGTGACCTTGACAAATCGTAAAAATGAACGAGTAGAGAACATTGCACTATCACAAATATTGCCATCCGGATTTGAAATTGTTAACACACGATACACCGATTTTGGGGACGCTACTAGTAATGTAGCGGATTATATTGATATTCGAGATGACCGAGCCAATTACTATTTCAGTTTAAAAGGGGCCGAGACTCGTAAGTTCAAAATACTATTGAACGCTTCCTATTTAGGGAAATATTATTTGCCTGGCTTACAATGCGAAGCCATGTATGATAACGATTTTTTGGCAAGAACTAAAGGGCAATGGGTCGAAGTAGTGAAGTAA
- a CDS encoding nucleoside deaminase, whose amino-acid sequence MENPFTDEYFMKKALQEAEVAFDKGEIPVGAVIVIDNKIIARTHNLTEMLNDVTAHAEMQAITSAANFIGGKYLKGCTLYVTLEPCQMCAGALYWSQISKIVFGASDEQRGFETLGTTIHPKTQVIKGVLAQEASDLMVRFFASKRK is encoded by the coding sequence ATGGAAAACCCTTTCACCGACGAGTATTTTATGAAGAAAGCTTTGCAAGAAGCGGAAGTAGCTTTTGATAAAGGGGAAATTCCTGTTGGTGCCGTGATTGTAATCGATAATAAAATCATTGCCAGAACCCATAATCTTACCGAAATGCTCAACGATGTTACTGCTCATGCCGAGATGCAAGCGATTACTTCGGCAGCAAATTTCATAGGAGGGAAATATCTAAAAGGCTGTACTTTATATGTCACTTTAGAACCTTGCCAAATGTGTGCAGGAGCTTTGTATTGGAGTCAGATTTCTAAAATTGTTTTTGGAGCATCTGATGAGCAAAGAGGCTTTGAAACTTTGGGGACTACCATTCACCCAAAAACCCAAGTAATTAAAGGGGTTTTAGCGCAAGAAGCATCGGATTTAATGGTGCGATTTTTTGCCTCTAAACGCAAATAA